Proteins encoded together in one Triticum dicoccoides isolate Atlit2015 ecotype Zavitan chromosome 7B, WEW_v2.0, whole genome shotgun sequence window:
- the LOC119338515 gene encoding uncharacterized protein LOC119338515, with product MEQFEDGHHVRLRSRDRGTYLHADDDGLGVSLSRRRASMNSAWAVHIYQGDGNVQYVLLHSAAYGRYLGATDAPAPRGHSGRRVEQRDYEPWEEMAIRWQAVRIGSGDDILLRQVAGRLRANGRYLSVDAFNSVGPMMHWVVEQIPAREDTPHLAAPTGLRLPRSLAFLLPWRVIQYEQAGAAEPNANFAWASVLFRGRSAFHLRKKLARRLDAAMDASNLVMCVRAGTHGRPTPLVVDLPHSDETVDIIVVMAGTPAHADLRYPNVDAE from the exons ATGGAGCAGTTCGAGGACGGCCACCACGTGCGGCTGCGGAGCCGCGACCGCGGCACGTACCTGCACGCCGACGACGACGGGCTTGGCGTCTCCCTCAGCCGGCGCCGCGCGTCCATGAACTCGGCTTGGGCGGTGCACATCTACCAGGGAGATGGCAATGTCCAGTACGTGCTCCTCCACAGCGCCGCCTACGGCCGCTACCTCGGCGCCACGGACGCGCCGGCGCCGCGAGGCCACAGCGGGCGCCGCGTCGAGCAGCGCGACTACGAGCCCTGGGAGGAGATGGCCATCAGGTGGCAGGCCGTCAGGATCGGCTCGGGGGACGATATCCTGCTCCGCCAGGTCGCCGGGCGCCTCCGCGCCAACGGGAGGTACCTCAGCGTCGACGCCTTCAACAGCGTCGGCCCGATGATGCACTGGGTCGTGGAGCAGATCCCCGCAAGGGAGGACACGCCTCACCTTGCAGCTCCGACTGGG CTCCGCCTCCCCAGAAGCCTCGCCTTCCTGTTGCCGTGGCGGGTGATCCAGTACGAGCAGGCCGGCGCCGCCGAGCCCAACGCCAACTTCGCCTGGGCCTCAGTCCTATTCAGGGGCAGGTCCGCGTTCCACCTGAGGAAGAAGCTGGCCCGCCGGCTGGATGCCGCCATGGACGCCTCCAACCTCGTCATGTGCGTCCGAGCGGGTACGCACGGGCGCCCTACCCCACTGGTCGTCGATCTGCCCCACAGCGACGAGACCGTCGACATCATCGTCGTCATGGCCGGGACGCCAG CCCACGCAGACCTGCGGTACCCGAATGTCGATGCAGAGTAG